The following are encoded together in the Fusobacteriaceae bacterium genome:
- a CDS encoding 3-oxoacid CoA-transferase, whose amino-acid sequence MFQVLSGKEAVKKIPSGGTVCFIGNLNLLEPETILYELEQSWLATGKPGDLTILFPVFLGSASGRGTDYFSHEGMVKRVIGGSFASMLPNRKLNELIFQNKIEAYNLPMGSFYNLLKNTGAGQPGLFTGVGLHTQADPRYRGGRLNDATTEDIVEVRELDGREWLYYKRLKIDVSVIRGTSVDEKGNISLEHEPTSQGILPTAMAAKNNGGVVIAQVRRKIKSGSVHPRLVMVPGKLVDYVVFDERDEAQTSQYPDSVLGGVRQPVELKTPMALTQNKVILRRMAMELKKGDLVNLGFGIPANLPAIAVEEGFLDDIQFSIEHGPVGGVPGWTGTFGVAMNPDLILESNAVFELYSGGILDVACLGMGEGDPAGNVNNHKFKNIIAGTGGFNDIIYVTPKILFAGTFTAGGLKTAIADGKLYIEQEGKYNKFNAVIEGITLNAEEARKKGQKVLYITERAVFELTERGVTLTEIAPGVDLKKHITDVLDFALDISPELKLMDARLFYPGKVGIKLK is encoded by the coding sequence ATGTTTCAGGTATTATCCGGAAAAGAAGCGGTGAAAAAAATCCCGTCGGGGGGAACGGTCTGTTTTATCGGAAATTTGAATCTGTTGGAACCCGAGACGATCCTCTATGAATTGGAGCAATCCTGGCTTGCCACCGGGAAACCCGGGGATCTGACGATCCTTTTTCCGGTTTTTCTGGGCTCGGCTTCGGGAAGGGGAACGGATTATTTTTCCCACGAGGGCATGGTAAAACGCGTGATCGGCGGATCTTTCGCCTCCATGCTCCCCAATCGCAAACTGAACGAGTTGATTTTTCAGAACAAAATCGAGGCCTACAACCTGCCCATGGGTTCCTTCTACAATTTGCTGAAAAATACCGGCGCGGGGCAGCCGGGTCTTTTCACGGGCGTGGGGCTCCATACCCAGGCGGATCCGAGATACCGCGGCGGCAGGCTCAACGACGCCACGACCGAAGACATCGTCGAGGTCCGGGAACTGGACGGACGGGAATGGCTGTACTACAAAAGGCTTAAGATCGATGTGTCCGTAATCCGGGGCACCTCCGTCGATGAAAAGGGGAATATTTCCCTCGAGCATGAACCCACGTCCCAGGGGATCCTCCCGACGGCCATGGCCGCCAAAAACAACGGCGGCGTAGTGATCGCCCAGGTGAGACGCAAGATCAAAAGCGGCTCCGTGCATCCGAGGCTCGTCATGGTCCCGGGGAAACTTGTCGATTACGTCGTCTTTGACGAGCGGGACGAGGCGCAGACGTCGCAATATCCGGACTCCGTGCTGGGCGGCGTCCGGCAGCCGGTGGAATTGAAGACGCCCATGGCGCTCACGCAAAATAAAGTGATTCTCCGGCGGATGGCCATGGAGCTGAAGAAAGGGGATCTCGTCAATTTGGGCTTCGGAATTCCCGCCAATCTGCCCGCCATCGCCGTCGAAGAGGGTTTCCTTGACGATATCCAATTTTCCATCGAACACGGCCCCGTAGGCGGCGTCCCGGGCTGGACGGGGACATTCGGCGTCGCCATGAACCCCGATCTCATCCTCGAAAGCAACGCGGTCTTTGAGCTGTACTCGGGCGGAATCCTCGACGTGGCCTGCCTCGGCATGGGAGAGGGAGACCCCGCGGGGAACGTCAACAATCACAAATTCAAGAACATCATCGCCGGAACCGGCGGCTTCAACGACATCATTTACGTGACGCCGAAAATCCTCTTTGCGGGGACCTTCACGGCGGGCGGCCTGAAAACGGCCATCGCCGACGGCAAATTGTACATCGAGCAGGAGGGAAAATACAACAAATTCAACGCGGTCATCGAAGGGATCACGCTGAACGCCGAAGAAGCCCGCAAAAAAGGACAGAAGGTGCTCTACATCACCGAACGGGCCGTCTTTGAACTGACGGAACGGGGCGTGACGCTGACGGAAATCGCGCCGGGCGTCGATCTCAAAAAGCACATCACCGACGTGCTGGATTTCGCCCTGGACATTTCCCCCGAGCTGAAGCTGATGGACGCGAGATTGTTTTATCCAGGAAAGGTAGGGATCAAGCTGAAATAG
- a CDS encoding chromate transporter, whose amino-acid sequence MSDYPKEEPEKQAVAADQAKPKPKHVYWKLFISTFFISAFTFGGGYVIIPLMKKKFVDELHWIAEDEILDLIAIAQSSPGAVAINASFLLGYDVAGVPGAFVTILGSVMPCLIILTVISFFYTAFQSNRIVKAVLKGMQAGVAATIIDVVINLGRNVIKTRDAVSYFIMIATFVVTFILKVNVVYTILVCALIGLARIMLTGRKKEVN is encoded by the coding sequence ATGTCTGACTATCCCAAAGAAGAACCCGAAAAGCAAGCAGTAGCGGCGGATCAGGCAAAGCCGAAACCGAAACATGTGTATTGGAAACTGTTCATCTCGACATTTTTCATCAGCGCCTTTACCTTCGGCGGCGGCTATGTCATTATTCCGCTTATGAAGAAAAAATTTGTGGATGAGCTCCACTGGATCGCCGAAGACGAGATCCTGGATCTCATCGCCATCGCCCAGTCTTCACCGGGGGCAGTGGCCATCAACGCGTCATTCCTTTTGGGCTATGACGTGGCGGGCGTCCCCGGCGCCTTTGTGACGATCCTCGGCTCCGTTATGCCCTGTCTGATTATCCTGACCGTCATTTCCTTTTTCTATACCGCGTTCCAGTCCAACCGGATCGTGAAGGCGGTCCTCAAAGGGATGCAGGCGGGAGTTGCCGCCACCATCATTGACGTCGTCATCAACCTCGGCCGCAACGTCATCAAGACCAGGGACGCCGTCTCTTATTTCATCATGATCGCGACCTTTGTCGTGACCTTTATCCTGAAAGTCAACGTCGTCTATACGATCCTCGTCTGCGCCCTGATCGGCCTTGCCCGGATCATGCTGACCGGCCGCAAAAAAGAGGTGAACTGA
- a CDS encoding toxin-antitoxin system YwqK family antitoxin, whose translation MKKILVLALFAGILALGAEIAVKDAVRKNNLIYRKGAAQPFTGTVTEKYPGGKPKASAAYTKGKPDGLSRSWSPEGKLQSEIRFKNGVREGVTKVYHKNGALKKEATYRNGRQEGKEKIYYRNGKLQMECDYKNGKKDGSETVYDDVGEVFSRKNYKAGAPIY comes from the coding sequence ATGAAAAAAATCCTTGTTCTGGCGCTTTTCGCGGGCATTCTGGCGCTGGGGGCGGAAATCGCCGTAAAAGACGCCGTCAGAAAAAACAACCTGATTTACCGGAAAGGCGCGGCGCAGCCCTTTACCGGAACCGTGACGGAAAAATATCCCGGCGGGAAACCGAAGGCGAGCGCGGCCTACACGAAGGGCAAACCCGACGGGCTCTCCCGTTCCTGGTCCCCCGAGGGGAAACTCCAGAGCGAGATCCGTTTTAAGAACGGCGTCCGGGAAGGGGTGACGAAAGTTTATCACAAAAACGGCGCTCTCAAGAAAGAGGCGACCTATCGGAACGGGCGTCAGGAGGGAAAGGAAAAGATTTATTACCGGAACGGGAAACTCCAGATGGAGTGCGATTACAAAAACGGGAAGAAAGACGGAAGCGAAACGGTCTATGACGATGTCGGCGAAGTCTTCTCCCGGAAGAACTACAAAGCCGGAGCGCCGATCTATTGA
- a CDS encoding FAD-binding protein, translating into MNEQTTKIETEVLVIGGGCAGLRAAIAAADAGARTLLAAKGPVGKTGASTHPVAEMAGYNAGDPVIPGDVAGHYEDMMKAGRGMADPILARILAERAPGTIRDLKSWGVKFEREGERDYRFRSCFASAPRTHVVRGHGETMVAAMAAQIALRPEITVFPGLTIVSLIVTEGRCHGAWAIDAKGERIKITAAAVILATGGASRAFAGNLNPADVSGDGYALAYAAGAELINMEFMQAGIGFSRPVVNIFNAYIWAAHPKLSNGSGLPFLEKHLPAGLTARAVMDEHRRHFPFSSGDPSKYLEIAMIKEIRGGGGTARGGIQADLRHLTDAYVNGVPDDCGLHHMWPLARDYMKGRNVDLLKMPVEIAVFAHAVNGGVRIDESARSTIPGLYAAGETAGGPHGADRLGGNMFVTCQVFGALAGESAAIFAKNEKKLPEGGDRLDEETEALLRRELDAAALIGDLQKSNQDNLLVCRSEARLNAVLQKTEALKKHLGAAPVTDQIHPENFRLSSLIGATERMAEAALARRESRGAHYREDFPETDPACGKPIVLKKGNKE; encoded by the coding sequence TTGAACGAGCAGACGACAAAAATAGAAACGGAAGTCCTTGTCATCGGCGGGGGCTGCGCGGGCTTGCGGGCCGCCATAGCCGCCGCCGACGCGGGAGCGCGGACGCTCCTTGCGGCCAAAGGCCCCGTCGGAAAGACGGGGGCTTCGACCCATCCCGTCGCGGAGATGGCGGGGTATAACGCCGGAGATCCGGTGATACCGGGGGACGTCGCGGGACATTATGAGGACATGATGAAGGCGGGCCGGGGCATGGCGGATCCGATCCTCGCCCGTATCCTCGCCGAGCGGGCGCCCGGGACGATCCGGGATCTAAAAAGTTGGGGCGTCAAATTCGAACGGGAAGGGGAAAGGGATTACCGCTTCCGGAGCTGCTTCGCAAGCGCCCCGAGGACCCATGTGGTCCGGGGGCACGGCGAAACCATGGTGGCGGCCATGGCGGCGCAGATCGCGCTGAGACCAGAAATTACCGTCTTTCCGGGGCTTACGATCGTATCCTTGATCGTAACCGAAGGGCGCTGCCACGGCGCCTGGGCCATAGACGCCAAAGGTGAGCGGATCAAAATCACGGCGGCCGCGGTTATCCTCGCCACAGGCGGGGCCTCCCGGGCCTTTGCGGGAAACCTCAATCCCGCCGATGTCTCGGGGGACGGCTACGCCCTCGCGTACGCGGCCGGGGCGGAGCTCATCAACATGGAATTTATGCAGGCCGGCATCGGTTTTTCCCGGCCGGTCGTCAATATCTTCAACGCCTATATCTGGGCCGCCCATCCGAAACTCTCAAACGGCTCTGGGCTGCCTTTTCTGGAAAAGCATCTCCCGGCCGGGCTCACGGCCCGGGCGGTCATGGATGAGCACAGGCGGCATTTTCCCTTTTCCTCGGGGGATCCGTCAAAATATCTCGAAATCGCCATGATCAAGGAAATCCGCGGCGGCGGGGGAACGGCCCGCGGCGGAATACAAGCGGATCTCAGGCATCTGACGGACGCTTATGTCAACGGCGTCCCCGATGATTGCGGACTTCACCACATGTGGCCGCTGGCCCGGGATTATATGAAAGGACGGAATGTGGATCTTTTGAAAATGCCGGTGGAGATCGCGGTCTTTGCCCACGCCGTCAACGGCGGCGTCCGGATCGACGAAAGCGCCCGATCGACGATCCCCGGGCTCTACGCGGCTGGAGAGACGGCGGGCGGACCTCACGGGGCCGACCGGCTGGGCGGCAACATGTTTGTGACCTGCCAGGTCTTCGGGGCGCTGGCCGGGGAAAGCGCCGCGATTTTCGCGAAAAATGAAAAAAAGCTTCCCGAAGGTGGCGATCGCCTGGACGAAGAGACGGAAGCGCTGCTGCGCCGGGAGCTCGACGCGGCGGCATTGATCGGTGACTTGCAGAAAAGCAATCAGGACAATCTGCTCGTTTGCCGGAGCGAAGCGCGCTTGAACGCGGTTCTGCAAAAAACGGAAGCGCTGAAAAAACATCTCGGGGCGGCCCCGGTCACGGATCAAATTCATCCGGAAAATTTCCGGCTGAGCAGTCTCATCGGCGCGACGGAACGGATGGCCGAAGCGGCTCTTGCCCGCAGGGAAAGCCGGGGCGCCCATTACCGGGAGGACTTCCCCGAAACGGATCCCGCCTGCGGAAAGCCCATTGTCCTCAAAAAAGGCAACAAGGAATAG
- a CDS encoding TRAP transporter small permease has product MNKLARLCLKAEQLVACTLLGLIAVLVFGSAVARTVGRPLNWAQDFALLAFAWLTFLGADIVAKTGSLIRIDMITKSLPKSVQKTLALVFGAGMLVFLLVLIYYGFVLVSKSWTRMFNTLNLSYAWCTLSVPVGSTLLFTTMLGIFIRDIKRPAEKWGGEQP; this is encoded by the coding sequence ATGAACAAACTTGCGAGGCTCTGCCTGAAGGCGGAACAACTGGTGGCGTGCACGCTGTTGGGGCTGATCGCGGTCCTCGTGTTCGGGTCGGCCGTCGCGCGGACGGTGGGCAGGCCGCTGAACTGGGCGCAGGATTTCGCTCTTCTCGCCTTTGCCTGGCTGACGTTCCTCGGAGCGGACATTGTGGCCAAGACCGGCAGTCTGATCCGGATCGACATGATCACAAAATCGCTCCCCAAAAGCGTGCAGAAGACGCTCGCCCTCGTATTCGGGGCGGGTATGCTGGTTTTTTTGCTCGTTCTCATCTATTACGGCTTTGTCCTGGTCTCCAAGAGTTGGACCCGCATGTTCAACACGCTGAATTTAAGCTATGCCTGGTGCACGCTTTCCGTACCCGTGGGGTCGACGCTGCTGTTCACCACGATGTTGGGCATTTTTATCCGGGACATCAAAAGACCGGCCGAAAAATGGGGAGGTGAGCAACCGTGA
- a CDS encoding C4-dicarboxylate TRAP transporter substrate-binding protein, which yields MKKCVKVLLLAALAGISLVSLAADKVYELKISTSQTEQALISRSYQKFADRLLETSKGRIKAVVYPSSQLGNDEDVIEQAIQGAAVAVNTDPARMGTYVKEIGILMMGFFADNYEECRTITESALFKSWEEELAKKHGIRVLAFDFYDGPRHFMTNKEIKSPADLKGLRIRTIGSEVCLQSIGAMGGTPVAMAWGEVYNAIQSKALDGCEAQNTSTLPSKLFEVTKYQTKTGHFQLMQALICGESWYQTLPDDLKKILVDTAHEMGAVTAKDVLAEADQAEAEMKAAGLIVNTVDTAPFKKAVEPAYEKLGYKELRDKLYKEIGKVN from the coding sequence ATGAAAAAATGTGTCAAAGTGTTGTTGCTGGCGGCATTGGCCGGAATTTCCCTCGTGTCCCTGGCCGCCGACAAGGTGTACGAACTCAAAATCTCTACTTCCCAAACGGAACAGGCCCTGATCTCGCGATCCTATCAGAAATTCGCCGACAGGCTCCTTGAAACGAGCAAGGGCAGAATCAAAGCCGTGGTTTACCCCTCGAGCCAGCTCGGAAACGATGAAGACGTGATCGAGCAGGCCATCCAGGGCGCTGCCGTTGCCGTCAACACGGATCCCGCCCGGATGGGCACCTATGTCAAGGAAATCGGCATCCTGATGATGGGCTTTTTCGCCGACAACTATGAGGAATGCCGTACAATTACGGAATCGGCCCTTTTCAAGAGCTGGGAGGAAGAACTCGCGAAAAAGCACGGCATTCGCGTGCTGGCCTTCGATTTCTATGACGGGCCCCGGCATTTCATGACAAACAAAGAAATCAAGAGCCCCGCCGATCTCAAGGGTCTCCGGATCCGCACCATCGGTTCCGAAGTTTGTCTGCAATCCATCGGCGCCATGGGCGGTACGCCTGTCGCCATGGCCTGGGGAGAAGTGTACAACGCGATCCAGTCCAAGGCTCTGGACGGCTGCGAAGCGCAGAATACGTCGACGCTGCCTTCCAAGCTCTTTGAAGTCACAAAATACCAGACGAAAACCGGACATTTTCAGCTGATGCAGGCTCTGATCTGCGGCGAATCCTGGTATCAGACGCTGCCTGACGATCTCAAGAAGATCCTCGTGGATACGGCTCATGAAATGGGCGCGGTAACCGCCAAAGACGTACTGGCCGAAGCCGATCAGGCCGAAGCGGAAATGAAGGCCGCCGGTCTTATCGTGAATACCGTCGATACGGCCCCCTTCAAGAAAGCCGTTGAACCCGCTTACGAAAAACTGGGTTACAAAGAACTGCGCGACAAACTCTATAAAGAAATCGGAAAGGTAAATTAA
- a CDS encoding enoyl-CoA hydratase/isomerase family protein, translating to MNNDNNSKEYKNELVRVSFPEKRVALLTLNNPPLNVITLALSAELKETLAAINADSDIRVVVITGSGERAFSVGADVGEFPQVWDDVIGKKLQKENEVYNDVEFLDKPVIAAMEGVVCGGGVELAMACDLRILSARGKMALPEINLGVFPGSGGLFRLPKFVGKAKAMELMFTGEFIDADECLRIGLVNRLAHAGEALRASLELAKTIAGKPFEALKLIKRGVREIGQAPTEQCFEQNLAYSRRIFQTEDCAEGVDAFFHKRKPDFK from the coding sequence ATGAATAATGATAATAATAGTAAAGAATATAAAAATGAACTTGTCCGGGTTTCGTTTCCGGAAAAACGGGTGGCGCTTCTGACGCTCAACAATCCGCCACTGAACGTGATCACGCTGGCGCTTTCGGCGGAACTCAAAGAAACGCTGGCCGCAATCAACGCGGATTCGGACATTCGCGTCGTGGTCATTACGGGATCGGGCGAGCGGGCTTTCAGCGTCGGCGCCGACGTGGGGGAATTCCCGCAGGTGTGGGACGATGTCATCGGGAAAAAGCTGCAAAAGGAAAACGAGGTCTATAACGACGTCGAATTTTTGGATAAACCGGTTATCGCCGCCATGGAAGGCGTCGTTTGCGGCGGCGGCGTGGAGCTGGCCATGGCCTGCGACTTGAGGATCCTGTCGGCCCGGGGGAAAATGGCCTTGCCGGAGATCAATTTAGGCGTATTCCCGGGGAGCGGAGGCCTATTCCGGCTGCCGAAATTCGTGGGTAAGGCCAAAGCCATGGAACTCATGTTTACGGGAGAATTTATCGACGCCGACGAATGTCTGCGGATCGGTCTCGTGAACAGACTGGCCCACGCGGGGGAAGCGCTCCGGGCGTCCCTTGAACTCGCAAAAACCATTGCCGGCAAGCCCTTTGAGGCTCTCAAACTCATCAAAAGAGGCGTGCGGGAAATCGGTCAGGCGCCCACGGAGCAATGTTTTGAACAGAATCTCGCCTACAGCCGGCGCATCTTTCAGACCGAAGACTGCGCCGAGGGCGTCGACGCCTTCTTCCACAAGAGAAAGCCCGACTTCAAATAG
- a CDS encoding LacI family transcriptional regulator, protein MTTIKDVAKLAGLSICTVSRALAGKDKIRPETRERVFAAAKELDYKPNLSARSLKTGSTHTLGLIMPDITNPYYPKVAKYIEEYAEKFGYMLFFCNASEDVKREQMLVESLKKRDVDGVLVLPCSCEIKHFESFSDAGIPYVFLNRKFPGNINCVPTDNFYGAYMMTKYVIQAGHRKISAAFLSFENQIYHERFDGAVRALEEHGLKRCVEYFLFDIRDIGDAYQRISQMLLGADRPTALVAANDMICIGAYGAASACGLRIPEDFSVTGYDDIPMAALMIPPLTSYRQSEEEIAKRGVDYLLSCIAGKPQPYGDRLRGEIIVRQSVARL, encoded by the coding sequence ATGACGACGATCAAAGATGTGGCAAAACTGGCGGGACTTTCCATCTGTACGGTGTCAAGAGCCCTCGCCGGGAAGGACAAGATCCGCCCCGAGACCCGTGAGCGCGTTTTTGCGGCGGCCAAAGAGCTGGACTACAAGCCCAACCTCTCGGCTCGGAGCCTCAAGACCGGCAGCACCCACACGCTGGGCCTGATCATGCCCGACATTACGAATCCCTATTATCCCAAGGTCGCCAAATACATCGAGGAATACGCGGAAAAATTCGGCTATATGCTGTTTTTCTGCAACGCCAGCGAAGACGTCAAGCGGGAGCAGATGCTCGTGGAATCCCTCAAAAAAAGAGATGTGGACGGCGTCCTGGTCTTGCCCTGCTCCTGTGAAATCAAGCATTTTGAAAGCTTTTCCGACGCGGGGATCCCCTACGTCTTTCTGAACCGGAAATTTCCCGGCAACATCAACTGCGTCCCCACCGACAATTTTTACGGGGCCTATATGATGACAAAATATGTGATCCAAGCGGGGCACAGGAAGATCAGCGCCGCTTTTTTGAGTTTTGAAAACCAGATCTATCATGAGCGCTTCGACGGCGCCGTGCGCGCCCTCGAAGAGCACGGGCTCAAGCGCTGCGTCGAGTATTTTCTCTTCGACATCAGGGATATCGGCGACGCCTACCAGCGGATCAGCCAGATGCTCCTGGGGGCGGACCGGCCCACGGCCCTCGTGGCCGCCAACGACATGATCTGCATCGGCGCTTACGGGGCGGCCAGCGCCTGCGGACTCCGGATCCCCGAGGACTTTTCCGTCACGGGCTACGACGATATTCCCATGGCGGCCCTGATGATCCCGCCGCTGACCAGCTACCGCCAGTCGGAAGAGGAAATCGCCAAAAGGGGCGTCGACTATCTGCTGTCCTGCATCGCGGGAAAACCACAGCCCTACGGCGATCGCCTGCGGGGCGAAATCATCGTGCGGCAGTCTGTGGCCCGGCTTTAA
- a CDS encoding TRAP transporter large permease, with product MIYAVGIFMVFLFFGMPVAFAIGISGFTFFLIRGGIPWTILVQKSLSTTQSFTMLSIPMFILAGNLMNHTGITNRLVKLANVLTGHMYGSIGQVSVVLSTLMGGVSGSAVADAAMECRILGPEMIKRGYAPGWAAAVNCLTGLIVATIPPSMGLILYGTVGEVSIGRLFVAGFIPGFIMCGFMMIATAWSARRYGYKPDHDKPYPLSVILKACWDSIWALLFPIILIVLIRGGVMTPSESGAFAVFYALVVGLFIYRELTWEKLKACVIDSVKDISVTTMILAFSGVFSYGVVYDQLPRDITQVLVALTNNKYVLLLSIILMLTIFGMFMETTVITLIVTPILLPVIKQYGIDPVHFGIIMMTTVTMGCSTPPVGVALYTCSTIMDCSVQETTRYAVPLFVAIFATLGVVICFPRLILWLPNLVYGVAR from the coding sequence GTGATCTACGCCGTCGGTATTTTTATGGTATTTCTTTTCTTCGGCATGCCGGTCGCCTTCGCCATCGGGATCTCCGGATTCACGTTTTTCCTGATCCGGGGCGGCATCCCCTGGACGATCCTCGTGCAAAAATCGCTTTCGACGACCCAGTCCTTCACGATGCTCTCGATTCCCATGTTTATCCTGGCGGGAAATTTGATGAATCATACGGGGATCACGAACCGGCTCGTGAAGCTGGCCAATGTGCTGACCGGGCATATGTACGGCTCCATCGGGCAGGTTTCCGTTGTGCTCTCGACGCTGATGGGCGGCGTGTCCGGCAGCGCCGTGGCGGACGCCGCCATGGAATGCCGGATACTGGGCCCAGAAATGATCAAACGGGGATACGCGCCCGGCTGGGCCGCCGCCGTCAACTGCCTGACGGGGCTTATCGTAGCCACCATTCCGCCCTCCATGGGGCTTATCCTCTACGGAACCGTCGGGGAAGTGTCCATCGGAAGACTCTTTGTGGCGGGCTTTATCCCGGGCTTTATCATGTGCGGCTTTATGATGATCGCAACAGCCTGGTCCGCGCGCCGTTATGGTTACAAGCCGGACCACGACAAACCCTATCCGCTGTCGGTCATTCTGAAGGCGTGCTGGGACAGTATCTGGGCCTTGCTTTTTCCGATTATCCTGATCGTCCTGATCCGGGGCGGCGTCATGACGCCGTCGGAATCGGGGGCCTTCGCGGTATTTTACGCGCTGGTCGTCGGGCTTTTCATCTATCGGGAACTGACCTGGGAAAAGCTCAAGGCCTGCGTCATCGACAGCGTCAAGGATATTTCGGTGACAACGATGATTCTGGCCTTTTCGGGCGTATTCAGTTACGGCGTCGTCTATGACCAGCTGCCCCGGGACATCACCCAGGTACTCGTGGCGCTGACCAACAACAAATATGTCCTCTTGCTGAGCATTATCCTCATGCTCACGATCTTCGGCATGTTTATGGAAACGACGGTCATCACGCTGATCGTGACGCCGATCCTGCTGCCGGTCATCAAGCAGTACGGAATTGATCCTGTGCATTTCGGCATCATCATGATGACCACGGTGACCATGGGGTGCTCGACGCCGCCGGTGGGGGTCGCGCTCTACACCTGCTCCACGATTATGGATTGCTCGGTGCAGGAGACGACGCGCTACGCCGTACCGCTCTTCGTGGCGATCTTCGCGACGCTTGGCGTCGTGATCTGCTTCCCGCGCCTGATCCTGTGGCTGCCGAACCTCGTGTACGGCGTGGCGAGATAA
- a CDS encoding enoyl-CoA hydratase/isomerase family protein translates to MAKEMAIDEYHDDLLVRISDDIAWVTINRPQAMNALTRDTKRHILRFMEEAGEAEDFKVIILTGAGEKAFCAGTDLRDMVTFGPIDAEQMLWLEHKMNDAIRHCNKPVIAAVNGNALGGGCLIPLICDYSIVADTAVLGFPEIKSGLPASIEIAIIHKFVGLARARELIYFGETFTPAEAVDMGLMNKVVPQKDVLTAAEAAARKLMKQSPTALRLQKELVNKWIETDFVSAVETSIYAAGLAFTTDEPREAMNRFFERQKSKK, encoded by the coding sequence ATGGCAAAAGAAATGGCAATTGACGAATATCATGACGATCTGCTGGTCCGGATCAGCGACGACATCGCCTGGGTGACCATCAACCGGCCGCAGGCCATGAACGCCTTGACGCGCGATACAAAAAGGCATATATTGCGCTTTATGGAGGAGGCCGGGGAGGCGGAGGACTTCAAAGTCATTATCCTGACGGGCGCGGGAGAAAAGGCCTTTTGCGCGGGGACGGACCTCAGGGACATGGTGACCTTCGGCCCCATAGACGCCGAGCAGATGCTGTGGCTTGAGCACAAGATGAATGACGCCATCCGCCATTGCAACAAGCCCGTGATCGCCGCGGTAAACGGAAACGCGCTGGGGGGCGGTTGCCTGATCCCACTGATCTGCGATTATTCCATCGTGGCCGATACGGCTGTACTGGGCTTCCCGGAAATCAAATCGGGCCTTCCCGCCAGCATCGAAATCGCCATTATCCACAAATTCGTGGGGCTGGCCAGAGCCCGGGAACTCATTTATTTCGGCGAGACCTTTACGCCCGCGGAAGCCGTCGACATGGGGCTTATGAATAAGGTTGTCCCGCAAAAGGACGTGCTTACCGCCGCCGAAGCGGCCGCCCGGAAACTTATGAAACAAAGCCCCACGGCCCTGCGGCTGCAAAAAGAACTGGTGAACAAATGGATCGAGACGGATTTTGTGAGCGCCGTGGAGACAAGCATTTACGCGGCCGGACTGGCCTTTACGACCGACGAGCCGAGAGAAGCCATGAACCGCTTTTTCGAGCGACAAAAGAGCAAAAAATGA